In Silvanigrella paludirubra, the following are encoded in one genomic region:
- the metE gene encoding 5-methyltetrahydropteroyltriglutamate--homocysteine S-methyltransferase, which yields MTYFHTHILGFPRIGKNREFKKALEAYWNSEISEQELQNIGKDIRKYNWEIQKDSGLDYITVGDFSWYDHILETSALLGVVPSRFKEKIDTINLDSLFLMARGQSSNSNNISACDMTKWFNTNYHYIVPEFTEDQNFTISTNTLFEHIDEAQEQGYLVKPVLVGPLTYLWLGKASHPNFDKLTLIKNIIPIYNQIFKKLKEKNIDWVQIDEPILTLDLSPEWINSFSETYQKLNFNNLKILLATYFGSIEDKIEQINRLPIHGLHVDLCSNPEQIESIINQYSVDKVLSVGVINGRNIWKSDLFKIESNLNYLKNLFGENLWISASCSLLHSPVDLDSEHNIDPEIKNWLAFAKQKIQEISLVSKILSNSEDKNTNTFIIENFKSTQSRLKSNKVHNSEVQKNINLINENYFKRKSDYKERAQIQKNKYNLPLFPTTTIGSFPQTKEIRGLRKKLKDKKIDLNLYNNEIKKNILDCIQRQEKLDIDVLVHGEAERNDMVEFFGELLEGFIFTSNGWVQSYGSRCVKPPVIYGDVYRKKPLTLEWTSYAQSLTERPVKGMLTGPVTIISWSFVRDDQPIKETAKQIALALREETIDLEKAGIKFIQIDEPAFREALPLKKKDWKNYFDWAIPCFKIASCGISDETQIHTHMCYSEFNDIISYIAELDADVITIECSRSNMELLSAFENYCYPNEIGPGIYDIHSPNIPNTDLMVNNLKKALNFISKDKLWINPDCGLKTRNWPEVEYALKNMVLAAKELRKNAT from the coding sequence ATGACTTATTTTCATACACATATTCTTGGATTCCCAAGAATTGGCAAAAATCGTGAATTTAAAAAAGCTTTAGAAGCTTATTGGAATTCAGAAATATCAGAACAAGAATTACAAAATATTGGAAAAGATATTAGAAAATACAATTGGGAAATCCAAAAAGATAGCGGTCTTGATTATATCACAGTGGGAGATTTTTCTTGGTACGATCATATTTTAGAAACAAGTGCATTGTTAGGTGTTGTTCCAAGTCGATTTAAAGAAAAAATAGATACAATAAATTTAGATTCTTTATTTTTAATGGCTCGTGGACAATCCTCAAATTCAAATAATATTTCAGCATGCGATATGACCAAATGGTTTAATACAAATTACCATTATATTGTTCCTGAATTTACGGAAGATCAAAATTTTACAATTTCTACAAATACTTTATTCGAGCATATTGATGAAGCCCAGGAGCAGGGTTATCTTGTAAAACCTGTTCTTGTCGGACCATTAACATATTTATGGCTAGGAAAAGCGAGTCATCCTAATTTTGACAAATTAACTTTAATCAAAAATATAATTCCTATTTACAATCAAATTTTTAAAAAACTAAAAGAAAAAAATATAGATTGGGTTCAAATAGATGAACCTATTTTAACTCTAGATTTATCACCTGAATGGATAAACTCATTTTCAGAAACTTATCAAAAATTAAATTTTAATAACTTAAAAATTTTATTAGCAACATACTTTGGTTCTATAGAAGATAAAATAGAACAGATCAATCGACTACCGATTCATGGACTTCATGTAGATTTATGTTCTAATCCAGAACAAATAGAATCAATTATAAATCAATACTCAGTTGATAAGGTATTATCCGTTGGGGTCATTAATGGAAGAAATATCTGGAAGTCCGACCTATTTAAAATTGAATCGAATTTAAATTATCTTAAAAATTTATTTGGAGAAAACTTATGGATAAGTGCAAGTTGTTCTTTATTACATTCACCTGTTGATTTAGATAGTGAACATAATATAGATCCCGAGATTAAAAACTGGCTTGCTTTTGCAAAACAAAAAATACAAGAAATTTCTTTAGTATCAAAAATATTAAGCAACTCAGAAGATAAAAATACAAATACATTTATTATTGAAAATTTTAAATCCACACAATCAAGACTAAAATCAAACAAGGTGCATAATTCTGAAGTTCAAAAAAATATTAATCTTATAAATGAAAATTATTTTAAAAGAAAAAGTGATTATAAAGAAAGAGCTCAAATTCAGAAAAATAAATATAATTTACCATTATTTCCAACAACAACTATTGGTTCTTTTCCACAAACAAAAGAAATAAGAGGGCTCAGAAAAAAATTAAAAGATAAAAAAATTGACCTAAATTTATATAATAATGAAATCAAAAAAAATATTTTAGATTGTATCCAAAGACAAGAAAAATTAGATATTGATGTTTTAGTTCATGGTGAAGCAGAAAGAAATGACATGGTGGAATTTTTTGGCGAATTATTAGAAGGATTCATTTTTACTTCTAATGGTTGGGTTCAAAGTTATGGCTCAAGATGTGTAAAACCTCCCGTCATTTATGGTGATGTCTATCGTAAAAAACCACTAACTTTAGAATGGACGTCTTACGCTCAATCTTTAACAGAAAGACCTGTAAAAGGAATGCTAACGGGTCCTGTTACGATCATTTCTTGGTCTTTTGTTAGAGACGATCAACCAATAAAAGAAACTGCAAAACAAATTGCTCTTGCCCTAAGAGAAGAGACGATTGATCTTGAAAAAGCAGGAATAAAATTTATTCAAATTGATGAACCTGCTTTTCGAGAAGCACTCCCTTTAAAAAAGAAGGATTGGAAAAATTATTTTGATTGGGCAATACCTTGCTTTAAAATTGCGTCATGCGGCATAAGCGATGAAACTCAAATTCACACACATATGTGTTATTCTGAATTTAATGATATTATTTCATACATTGCTGAACTAGACGCCGATGTTATTACCATTGAATGCTCAAGATCAAATATGGAATTATTATCTGCATTTGAAAATTATTGTTATCCAAATGAAATTGGGCCTGGTATTTATGATATTCATTCACCAAACATTCCAAATACAGATTTAATGGTGAATAATTTAAAAAAAGCATTAAATTTTATTTCGAAAGATAAATTATGGATTAATCCAGATTGTGGACTTAAAACAAGAAATTGGCCTGAAGTAGAATATGCTTTAAAAAATATGGTGCTTGCTGCGAAAGAATTGAGAAAAAATGCAACTTAG
- the choX gene encoding choline ABC transporter substrate-binding protein has translation MSEIKCSIQFLEENMRKIYLLSSILFGVISFQSFAIADCKKVRFSSIGWTDISASTAVATEVLNTLGYETKSTELSVPMTFAGMKNKDIDVFLGNWMPSMTADILPYQKQGSVETIGTVLRGAKYTLAVPSYVYEAGVKTFADIAKYKDKFQGKIFGIEPGNDGNRHILQMIQDNAFNLKSWKLIESSEQAMIMEVMQSVKRNKWIVFLGWEPHTMNKMIKMNYLDGGDKYFGPKEGESIVYINSRKNFSKECPELTKFFHQFNLTIEDEEEIMGMILNKKMEPKDAARIWIKSNFPKVKKWLTDIKLSNGNNANFEEFQKNFLTINK, from the coding sequence ATGTCTGAAATTAAATGCTCTATCCAATTTTTAGAGGAAAACATGCGAAAAATATATTTATTATCGTCTATTTTATTTGGAGTAATTTCATTTCAATCATTTGCTATTGCAGATTGCAAAAAAGTACGATTTTCAAGTATTGGATGGACAGATATTTCTGCTTCAACTGCAGTTGCTACCGAAGTTCTTAACACTTTAGGTTACGAAACAAAATCGACAGAATTGTCGGTACCAATGACTTTTGCAGGAATGAAAAATAAAGACATAGATGTGTTTCTTGGAAATTGGATGCCATCTATGACGGCCGATATTCTTCCCTATCAAAAACAAGGTTCCGTTGAAACGATTGGTACTGTCTTAAGAGGTGCAAAATATACTTTAGCAGTTCCATCCTATGTATATGAAGCTGGTGTAAAAACTTTTGCTGACATTGCAAAATATAAAGATAAATTCCAAGGAAAAATATTTGGCATAGAACCTGGAAATGATGGAAACAGACATATCCTTCAAATGATTCAAGACAACGCATTTAATTTAAAAAGCTGGAAGTTAATTGAATCGAGTGAACAAGCCATGATTATGGAAGTTATGCAATCCGTAAAAAGAAACAAATGGATTGTATTTTTAGGCTGGGAACCACACACAATGAATAAAATGATTAAAATGAATTATCTTGATGGGGGAGATAAATATTTTGGTCCAAAAGAAGGAGAATCTATTGTTTATATAAATAGTAGAAAAAACTTTTCGAAAGAATGTCCCGAATTAACAAAATTTTTTCATCAATTTAACTTAACAATTGAGGATGAAGAAGAAATTATGGGAATGATACTAAATAAAAAAATGGAACCAAAAGACGCAGCTCGTATATGGATAAAATCAAACTTTCCAAAAGTTAAAAAATGGTTGACAGATATAAAATTAAGCAATGGAAACAATGCAAATTTTGAAGAATTTCAAAAAAACTTCTTAACTATAAATAAATAA
- a CDS encoding ABC transporter permease: protein MLKIFVQRFLQLIAVLWGVSSIVFFLQRMIPGSPADTILGVDASDADKVAWLTLYGFQDPLWKQYFNFIIQLCQGDLGRSYSGYISVTEIIVPRLWETIQLATVAFIFSILLATFVGVISAAFSGKFTDKAAAIISLLAISAPSFIIGPILMWLFAVKLDIFPLMGNFGASSFVLPAITLGASLAAFSSRMIRSGIVDVLQEDYIRTAKSKGLSPFTVLTKHALRNAFLPTLTVLGMQLGVLLSGTVITEQIFNWPGLGSLVVEAVQQREYNIVSGCVIIMATIYVACNLLVDILYRVFDPRVRLS from the coding sequence ATGCTTAAAATTTTTGTGCAACGTTTTTTACAATTGATAGCTGTTCTTTGGGGTGTTTCCTCTATTGTTTTTTTTCTACAAAGAATGATCCCTGGTAGTCCAGCTGATACCATTTTAGGAGTAGACGCTTCTGATGCGGACAAAGTAGCATGGCTTACTTTATATGGATTTCAAGATCCTTTATGGAAACAATATTTTAATTTTATAATTCAATTATGCCAAGGTGATTTAGGAAGAAGTTATTCAGGTTATATTTCGGTTACTGAAATTATTGTGCCTCGATTATGGGAAACAATACAACTAGCAACAGTTGCATTCATTTTTTCAATTTTACTCGCAACATTTGTTGGCGTTATAAGTGCAGCTTTTTCTGGCAAGTTTACAGATAAAGCTGCTGCCATTATTTCTTTATTAGCAATATCAGCTCCAAGTTTTATTATTGGTCCAATTTTAATGTGGTTATTTGCTGTTAAGTTAGATATTTTTCCATTAATGGGAAATTTTGGAGCAAGTTCTTTTGTATTACCAGCTATTACTTTAGGTGCTTCATTGGCAGCGTTTTCAAGTCGCATGATCCGAAGCGGAATTGTCGATGTTTTACAAGAAGATTATATTAGAACAGCAAAAAGCAAAGGTTTGTCTCCATTTACTGTTTTAACAAAACATGCACTAAGAAATGCTTTTTTGCCAACACTAACTGTTTTAGGAATGCAATTAGGTGTATTATTAAGTGGAACAGTAATAACGGAACAAATTTTTAATTGGCCCGGACTCGGAAGTCTTGTTGTAGAAGCAGTTCAGCAGCGAGAATATAATATTGTCTCAGGATGTGTAATAATAATGGCTACTATTTATGTGGCATGTAATTTATTAGTAGATATTTTATATCGAGTTTTTGACCCTAGGGTAAGATTATCATGA
- a CDS encoding ABC transporter permease subunit — protein MEKIPIGIWVQDIVNYIVDLSEYHLRLFSDSLNLVIGKTVDALEWTNPFILILIIVILTYIIKRNWKTLILIIFGCLFILNLGYWRESLETVTLVLFSTLVSALIGIPLGILCAHRPFFYSFLRPILDLMQTIPTFVYLIPTLMLFGLGMAPGLFSTIIFSMPATIRLTYLGMSKVPPSLMEVADSFGANRWKRLWTIEFPYAKSSILTGISQCVMLSLSMVVIAALVGAEGLGKPVVQALNTVNIVKGFESGLTIVIIAILLDRILSVSNKKVGELT, from the coding sequence ATGGAAAAAATACCAATAGGAATTTGGGTCCAAGATATAGTTAATTATATAGTTGATTTATCAGAATATCATTTAAGATTATTTTCAGACTCTTTAAATTTAGTTATTGGTAAAACAGTTGATGCATTGGAATGGACAAATCCATTTATATTAATTCTTATTATAGTAATATTAACTTACATAATAAAAAGAAATTGGAAAACATTAATTTTAATTATTTTTGGATGTCTTTTTATTTTAAATCTTGGCTACTGGAGAGAATCTCTAGAAACAGTTACGTTGGTACTTTTTTCTACTTTAGTTTCTGCATTAATTGGAATTCCTCTTGGAATTTTATGTGCTCATAGACCATTTTTCTACTCATTTTTAAGACCAATTTTAGATTTAATGCAAACAATACCTACTTTTGTATATTTAATACCTACATTAATGCTATTTGGCTTAGGAATGGCACCAGGACTTTTTTCAACCATTATTTTTTCAATGCCTGCCACAATTCGTTTGACTTATTTAGGAATGAGTAAGGTACCACCTTCACTTATGGAAGTAGCTGACTCATTTGGCGCAAATCGATGGAAAAGATTATGGACAATTGAATTTCCTTACGCGAAAAGTTCCATTCTAACAGGAATTTCTCAATGCGTTATGCTTTCACTATCTATGGTTGTAATAGCTGCTTTAGTTGGCGCAGAAGGCCTAGGAAAACCAGTTGTTCAAGCATTAAATACCGTGAATATTGTCAAAGGTTTTGAAT
- a CDS encoding ABC transporter permease: MKKITHRFFKIAGKDKTTIFSGMILCFWVFIALLPLVFSKLSNIPIHLQERLQDPSLNYWFGVDGNGQSVGLLIMNGASTSLIVSLITVSMCLVVGIPLGAIAGFFGGKIDTLISRFIDILLAFPPMVLPIAIMAFFGGGLINVVIALSITGWVSYARVVRGQFLSFKEREFVVAAKSLGASNHRMMFKHIFPNTISPLAVQATFSLAGVIIAEAGLSFLGLGVSQAHVSWGGLLNSARDYLTTNPYLAFFPALALFSIVASLNFIGEALRLTFDPKSIGAGRI; this comes from the coding sequence ATGAAAAAAATTACACATCGTTTCTTTAAAATTGCAGGCAAAGATAAAACAACAATATTCTCTGGTATGATTTTATGTTTTTGGGTTTTTATTGCTCTATTGCCTTTGGTTTTTTCTAAATTATCAAATATACCAATACATCTTCAGGAAAGACTTCAAGATCCTTCTTTAAATTATTGGTTTGGTGTAGATGGAAATGGACAAAGCGTTGGATTGCTCATTATGAATGGAGCTTCAACATCTTTAATTGTTAGTCTAATTACAGTGAGTATGTGCCTTGTCGTTGGCATTCCTCTTGGAGCAATTGCTGGATTTTTTGGTGGTAAAATAGATACCCTTATTTCAAGATTTATAGATATTTTATTAGCATTTCCACCTATGGTTCTTCCAATTGCTATCATGGCTTTTTTTGGGGGAGGATTAATTAACGTTGTTATAGCTTTAAGTATTACTGGTTGGGTAAGTTATGCTCGTGTTGTTCGAGGTCAGTTTTTATCTTTTAAAGAAAGAGAGTTTGTTGTTGCCGCAAAATCTTTAGGTGCTTCCAATCACCGTATGATGTTTAAACACATATTCCCTAACACGATCTCTCCTTTAGCTGTTCAAGCAACATTTTCATTAGCTGGAGTTATTATCGCTGAAGCTGGGTTAAGTTTTTTAGGTCTAGGAGTAAGCCAAGCCCATGTTAGTTGGGGAGGTCTTTTAAATTCTGCTCGTGATTATTTAACGACAAACCCCTATTTAGCTTTTTTTCCTGCACTTGCCTTATTTTCTATTGTCGCAAGCCTTAATTTTATTGGAGAAGCATTGCGTCTTACTTTTGACCCCAAGAGCATTGGTGCAGGCAGAATATAA